The proteins below are encoded in one region of Planctopirus limnophila DSM 3776:
- a CDS encoding anti-sigma factor produces the protein MTRLLFGLTEEEKTEYDSIASRIPVEELEQLDQVVASLDVIWADMQTEPLPEHLRHAIRIRASQELAAKPVVSLAKPSTYAMATLRGNRYLPWFVSALCLMFAVFAWLDNRPIEKVRPDVAQLQAELLTANQGLVQAKWSPGPTPSEGATGDIVWSASQQQGFMRFRGLPVNTPSQEQYQLWIFARNQSDTTPIDGGVFDITSTEEVVIPINAKLYVQDAYMFAVTIEKPGGVVVSSRERLPLLAKVE, from the coding sequence GTGACACGACTGCTGTTTGGTCTGACCGAGGAAGAGAAGACGGAGTACGACAGTATTGCGAGTCGAATCCCTGTCGAAGAACTCGAACAATTGGATCAGGTTGTCGCTTCTCTTGATGTGATTTGGGCGGACATGCAAACGGAACCACTGCCTGAACATCTACGCCACGCAATCCGAATTCGAGCCTCGCAGGAATTGGCCGCAAAGCCTGTTGTGTCATTGGCCAAGCCCTCGACCTATGCTATGGCGACCCTTCGCGGAAACAGATATCTGCCCTGGTTTGTTTCAGCTCTCTGCCTGATGTTTGCGGTGTTTGCCTGGCTCGATAACCGACCGATAGAGAAAGTACGCCCTGACGTCGCTCAACTGCAAGCTGAATTGCTCACTGCGAACCAGGGGCTTGTGCAGGCAAAATGGTCACCAGGGCCGACGCCCAGCGAAGGTGCCACAGGCGACATCGTCTGGAGTGCTTCGCAGCAACAGGGTTTCATGCGCTTTCGAGGATTGCCGGTCAACACGCCCAGCCAGGAGCAGTATCAGTTGTGGATTTTCGCCAGAAATCAAAGTGACACGACGCCGATTGATGGCGGGGTGTTCGACATCACATCGACCGAAGAAGTTGTCATCCCGATCAACGCGAAGCTGTATGTTCAAGACGCGTATATGTTCGCAGTTACGATCGAAAAGCCAGGCGGCGTGGTGGTATCTTCTCGCGAACGACTGCCACTCCTGGCCAAAGTCGAATAA
- a CDS encoding RNA polymerase sigma factor encodes MQVPLLTRIANGDTGAVDECIDRYGGLVWSLARRLSSSLADAEDAVQEVFVDLWKNADRYRGEIAGEATFVAMIARRRLIDRLRKSGRELESRPIDELALQHAAPLQTSPVELAEEVAQAAACLERLRKDERKVLELSIYHGLPQTRIANQTGLALGTVKTIARRGLLQLRVCMQVRNQRRANEVEVV; translated from the coding sequence TTGCAAGTCCCGCTTTTAACCCGCATTGCCAACGGTGATACCGGAGCGGTTGATGAATGTATCGACCGCTATGGTGGGCTCGTGTGGTCGCTCGCCCGCCGACTCTCCTCTTCATTAGCTGATGCTGAAGACGCCGTTCAGGAAGTCTTCGTGGACTTGTGGAAGAATGCGGATCGTTATCGCGGGGAGATTGCTGGTGAGGCGACCTTTGTGGCAATGATAGCGCGGCGGCGTTTGATTGATCGGCTCCGCAAGTCCGGACGCGAGTTGGAATCACGACCGATCGATGAGCTTGCTTTGCAACATGCGGCTCCCCTGCAGACTTCCCCCGTAGAATTGGCGGAAGAAGTAGCCCAAGCTGCGGCTTGTCTGGAGAGGCTGCGAAAAGATGAACGGAAAGTGCTGGAACTCTCGATCTATCATGGCTTGCCGCAAACGCGAATCGCCAACCAAACGGGGCTGGCACTGGGCACAGTGAAAACCATTGCACGACGCGGGTTGTTACAACTCCGAGTTTGCATGCAAGTCCGCAACCAGCGACGTGCGAATGAAGTTGAGGTCGTATGA
- a CDS encoding fasciclin domain-containing protein: MKLFFAAVLSLAVVLGASSFAAAQDKKDIVDTAVGAGSFKTLVAAVQAADLVDTLKSKGPFTVFAPTDEAFAKLPKGTVESLLKPENKEKLIAILTYHVVPGKVMAKDVVNLTEAKTVQGSAVKIAVEGGKVSVGGANVVKTDIVTSNGVIHVIDAVMLPK; the protein is encoded by the coding sequence ATGAAATTGTTTTTTGCCGCTGTCTTGTCGTTGGCTGTTGTTTTGGGAGCTTCGTCATTTGCCGCTGCCCAGGACAAGAAGGATATCGTGGATACTGCGGTAGGTGCAGGCAGCTTCAAAACGCTGGTCGCTGCCGTCCAGGCGGCTGATCTGGTGGATACATTGAAGAGCAAGGGACCATTCACTGTCTTTGCACCGACCGACGAAGCTTTCGCCAAGCTTCCCAAAGGTACGGTGGAATCGTTGCTGAAACCCGAAAACAAGGAGAAACTGATTGCTATCCTGACCTATCACGTGGTCCCCGGCAAAGTTATGGCCAAAGACGTTGTCAATCTCACCGAGGCGAAGACAGTGCAAGGTTCTGCCGTGAAAATTGCTGTTGAAGGTGGCAAAGTGAGCGTCGGCGGTGCGAACGTGGTGAAGACCGATATTGTGACCAGCAATGGCGTCATTCACGTGATCGACGCAGTCATGTTGCCCAAGTAG
- a CDS encoding HPF/RaiA family ribosome-associated protein, protein MHTNLITRGLVLPQGLREFVDRKLEFALDRFQLSPADVEITLEDINGPRGGQDKRCRLRVGNTKRTRVLIEETGSDLQRVLSRTVDRMEQALAKLHRKHHSRASRQPGRRLAMAADL, encoded by the coding sequence ATGCATACGAATCTCATCACGCGTGGATTGGTTCTTCCTCAAGGTCTCAGAGAATTTGTCGATCGCAAACTGGAGTTCGCACTCGACCGTTTTCAGCTTTCGCCGGCTGATGTCGAGATCACCCTCGAAGATATCAACGGTCCTCGGGGCGGTCAGGATAAGCGATGTCGCTTGCGGGTCGGTAACACCAAACGCACACGAGTTCTCATTGAGGAAACCGGATCGGATCTGCAGCGTGTTCTTTCGCGGACAGTCGATCGCATGGAACAGGCCCTGGCCAAACTGCATCGCAAACATCATTCGCGAGCATCGCGGCAGCCGGGTCGCCGCCTGGCGATGGCAGCAGATCTTTAG
- a CDS encoding formylglycine-generating enzyme family protein, whose translation MRRSKRLGEIIVMALALICLASTHAQTTAPSKPATNENQLPAGVTPKRVSPAEFKKEYALIGMPQTMHSITYLGQRDGRSYINHRSKSVISGKWSDRVIYVDLAELDAKFRDSLPKTEMNAQRKEANPDTVDAAGAEAYAKLKGNRAGEEREFEIAPGMKMTFCWCPAGEFMMGSPPSEKARESREDQVKVTLSKGFWISRTEVTQSQWAAVMGSNPLDGIGPYGKPHPEKNKGPNLPIVGVSWDDAQLFMEKVNANLGSDDGGKMSLPTEAQYEYAARAGETGMYPGGSLDEVAWHDGNSGGYLKPVGTKKANAWGLHDMNGSTWEWVQDCYYEELPGGTDPMAKEIGADRVIRGGCWFKEATRCRLATRSYRWQGASQCFSIGVRIVRNSWPAEITKSAIDPEITGRNVSKVTYQGSSPEKSLEKSFEQIGPKSWTSGEVIYSEVKRNEWNVYLKRAAAVDERVQIDLSQMKIHFRSQGPKEVLPILSASKQLSAAAEAAIEQDRLSNAESAHAQADHGMTNSMGMKLVPITRGKFRMGSQVRAVREVGYQFTERQHEVTLTRDYYLGAFEVTQAQYLKVMGNNPSHFQGDQVNGVDSSNHPVDQVSWEDAVEFCKKLSELPEERAAGRVYRLPTEAEWEYACRAGSNAPFGFGGLELADDYGWFNSNSQGLSQPVGKKEMNAWGLYDMHGNVMEWCSDRAGDYPEGAVSDPTGAKEGINRMIRGGAWLTPAVLGKSGSRAFHFPPDTRSNYVGFRVAVSSPELSK comes from the coding sequence ATGAGAAGATCGAAAAGACTCGGTGAAATCATTGTCATGGCACTCGCGTTGATTTGCTTGGCCAGCACGCACGCGCAGACTACCGCCCCTTCGAAACCTGCAACCAACGAAAATCAACTTCCCGCCGGCGTTACGCCAAAGCGTGTTTCACCAGCCGAGTTCAAGAAGGAGTATGCCTTAATCGGAATGCCCCAAACGATGCACAGCATCACTTACCTGGGTCAGCGTGATGGGCGCTCTTACATCAATCATCGTTCCAAATCCGTTATCAGCGGGAAGTGGTCGGACCGCGTCATCTATGTGGACCTTGCTGAACTTGATGCGAAATTTCGGGACTCCCTCCCGAAGACAGAGATGAATGCACAAAGAAAAGAAGCCAATCCAGACACCGTCGATGCCGCTGGTGCAGAGGCTTACGCAAAGCTCAAGGGAAACCGTGCTGGCGAGGAGCGTGAGTTCGAGATCGCGCCCGGAATGAAGATGACCTTCTGCTGGTGCCCGGCGGGTGAGTTCATGATGGGGAGCCCGCCATCCGAGAAGGCCAGGGAAAGTCGAGAAGATCAGGTCAAAGTCACCCTGAGCAAGGGCTTCTGGATCTCAAGAACCGAGGTGACCCAGTCGCAGTGGGCGGCGGTGATGGGGAGCAATCCACTGGATGGCATTGGCCCCTACGGCAAGCCTCACCCCGAGAAAAACAAAGGGCCTAATCTCCCCATCGTGGGCGTCAGTTGGGACGACGCCCAACTGTTCATGGAGAAGGTCAATGCCAACCTTGGGAGCGACGATGGCGGAAAGATGTCTTTGCCGACCGAAGCGCAGTATGAATACGCGGCGCGAGCGGGTGAGACAGGAATGTACCCCGGAGGCAGCCTTGATGAGGTGGCGTGGCACGATGGAAACAGCGGCGGTTATTTGAAGCCGGTAGGCACTAAGAAGGCGAATGCCTGGGGCCTGCACGACATGAACGGGAGTACCTGGGAGTGGGTTCAGGACTGTTACTACGAGGAATTGCCGGGCGGAACGGATCCGATGGCGAAGGAAATCGGTGCGGATCGGGTGATCCGGGGCGGCTGCTGGTTCAAGGAAGCCACCCGCTGCAGACTGGCGACCCGTAGCTATCGGTGGCAGGGGGCTAGTCAATGTTTCAGCATCGGGGTCCGGATTGTCCGCAATAGCTGGCCAGCAGAGATTACAAAATCAGCCATCGACCCTGAGATCACCGGTCGCAACGTCTCGAAGGTCACCTATCAGGGCTCATCCCCAGAGAAGTCGCTTGAGAAATCGTTCGAGCAGATCGGACCGAAGAGCTGGACGAGCGGGGAGGTCATCTACAGCGAAGTGAAACGAAACGAGTGGAACGTTTACCTGAAGCGGGCCGCTGCGGTAGACGAGCGAGTGCAAATCGATCTCTCCCAAATGAAGATTCATTTTCGCAGCCAGGGGCCGAAAGAGGTCCTCCCGATCCTGAGTGCGTCAAAACAACTTTCTGCCGCTGCCGAGGCGGCGATTGAGCAGGATCGCCTGAGCAATGCTGAATCCGCACACGCTCAGGCTGATCATGGAATGACAAACAGCATGGGTATGAAGCTGGTACCGATCACCAGGGGGAAATTTCGGATGGGCTCGCAGGTTAGAGCTGTTAGAGAAGTGGGTTACCAGTTCACGGAGCGTCAGCACGAAGTGACACTCACTCGGGACTACTACCTGGGCGCCTTCGAGGTCACTCAGGCCCAGTATCTGAAGGTGATGGGCAACAACCCGAGTCACTTTCAAGGTGATCAGGTCAATGGCGTTGACAGCTCGAATCATCCCGTCGATCAGGTTTCATGGGAGGATGCTGTCGAATTCTGCAAGAAACTTTCGGAGTTGCCCGAGGAGCGGGCGGCCGGTCGGGTGTATCGCTTACCGACAGAGGCGGAGTGGGAGTACGCTTGCCGTGCTGGCAGCAACGCGCCGTTCGGGTTTGGAGGGCTGGAATTAGCTGATGATTACGGCTGGTTCAACTCGAACAGTCAAGGCTTGTCGCAGCCGGTCGGCAAGAAGGAGATGAACGCCTGGGGACTGTATGATATGCACGGCAATGTGATGGAGTGGTGCAGCGACCGGGCCGGTGATTACCCCGAGGGCGCGGTCAGCGATCCCACTGGCGCAAAGGAGGGGATCAACCGCATGATCCGTGGCGGCGCCTGGTTGACTCCCGCCGTGTTAGGCAAGTCAGGGAGCCGGGCCTTTCATTTCCCTCCGGACACTCGCTCCAACTACGTCGGCTTTCGCGTGGCTGTGAGTTCGCCAGAACTTTCCAAGTAA
- a CDS encoding Hsp70 family protein translates to MKFLAGNTVGVDLGTTYSAMARIGADGQPTSLQNADGRNITPSVVLLADDGSVVVGPSIERASLESADHIVEAVKRQMGNKDYYVVYQGKKLTPEFISALILKKMKQDAEKEIGPITNAVVTVPYYFNDVRRKATQDAGRIAGLNVVDIINEPTAATLAYAWMKGELGRTDLIQEPKTILVYDLGGGTFDVTVVRYTPTQFRVLATDGDVMLGGLDWTRRLVDHVAEQFLRKFGEDPREDADAIRDFNRECEQAKRDLSSKPQVPVTVYFRGKTLSVSLTRTDFERMTADLLQRTQDTTELVLQQAGVAMGQLDDVVLVGGSTYMPAVEKMLAETCGRKPSRDLRPEEAVAQGAAIHAAILEARAGVQNSQVVDAIRKRLNNVTTLDVNSHSLGVKVSSPEDRAKKINHIMIPKNTNIPYSLTQRFRTNADNQKTIHVYILEGDAKDPAACTQIGDFRITGLPANLPAGSPVEVTYSYESTGRIAVAARELVSGKAASTEIVRDMGLTDQNIDVFEELAKGYKVE, encoded by the coding sequence ATGAAGTTCCTCGCAGGAAACACCGTTGGCGTTGACCTTGGCACGACTTATTCTGCGATGGCACGGATTGGTGCCGATGGCCAGCCGACCTCGCTGCAGAATGCTGATGGTCGCAACATTACGCCTTCGGTGGTGCTGCTGGCTGACGACGGCTCAGTAGTCGTCGGCCCCTCAATTGAGCGTGCCTCGTTAGAATCGGCCGATCATATTGTCGAAGCTGTGAAGCGGCAGATGGGCAATAAAGACTACTATGTGGTCTATCAGGGTAAGAAGCTGACACCTGAGTTTATCTCGGCCCTGATTCTCAAAAAGATGAAACAGGACGCGGAAAAAGAGATCGGCCCGATCACCAATGCCGTCGTAACAGTCCCGTATTACTTCAATGATGTTCGTCGTAAAGCGACACAGGACGCAGGTCGTATTGCGGGTCTGAACGTGGTCGACATTATCAACGAACCGACAGCCGCGACGCTTGCGTATGCGTGGATGAAGGGGGAATTGGGCCGGACAGATCTGATCCAGGAGCCGAAGACCATTCTCGTGTACGACCTGGGTGGTGGTACGTTCGACGTGACCGTCGTGCGATACACGCCAACACAATTCCGGGTTCTGGCGACGGACGGTGACGTGATGCTGGGTGGTCTCGACTGGACGAGACGACTTGTCGACCATGTGGCGGAACAGTTCTTGCGCAAGTTTGGCGAAGATCCCCGGGAGGATGCCGACGCCATTCGCGATTTCAACCGGGAGTGTGAACAGGCCAAGCGGGATCTGAGTAGCAAGCCACAAGTCCCGGTGACCGTTTACTTCCGCGGGAAAACGCTGTCAGTCTCGTTGACACGCACTGATTTTGAACGCATGACGGCTGATCTGCTCCAGCGAACACAGGATACGACCGAACTCGTGCTGCAACAGGCCGGCGTAGCCATGGGGCAACTGGACGATGTTGTGCTGGTGGGCGGTTCGACTTACATGCCTGCTGTCGAGAAGATGCTGGCAGAGACTTGCGGCCGTAAACCTTCGCGAGATCTCAGGCCGGAAGAAGCGGTCGCCCAGGGGGCTGCTATTCATGCGGCCATTCTGGAAGCGCGGGCTGGTGTCCAGAACTCGCAAGTGGTCGATGCCATTCGCAAGCGGCTCAACAACGTGACGACTCTGGATGTGAACTCCCATTCGCTGGGAGTGAAGGTCTCCAGTCCGGAAGACCGGGCCAAGAAGATCAATCACATCATGATTCCCAAGAACACGAACATTCCCTACAGCCTGACGCAGCGCTTCCGCACGAATGCTGATAATCAGAAAACGATTCACGTTTACATTCTCGAAGGGGATGCGAAAGATCCCGCAGCCTGTACGCAGATTGGTGATTTCCGCATCACAGGCTTGCCGGCAAATCTCCCGGCTGGTTCACCAGTCGAAGTAACCTACAGTTACGAATCGACAGGTCGAATTGCTGTGGCTGCACGGGAACTTGTCAGTGGCAAGGCCGCCTCGACTGAAATCGTTCGGGATATGGGCCTGACAGACCAGAACATCGATGTCTTCGAAGAACTGGCCAAGGGTTACAAGGTCGAATAG
- a CDS encoding HEAT repeat domain-containing protein: MLVVGMAVAGCQQAEDPAFSANSSEAPTQEDASVSGSQASQDDFPVLTIAPVTEANSGSAVLTIPAAVPGQLLLPVPENPTMATGIRNSGLPESSPAAEAAFAELLQAARGGSTPDQWQIAEQKLTQLGTTALGIYVRHLKDDDLMVRELASMFLAQLGPEAESSAPEIVSSLQDQSLFVRANVASVLSSIVAYESKVAPVLLGLLESDEVNIRMIAATSLGNLTSQADLVAQIEPALLKLVDDPAVEVRQAAIRSLAQSGSGTPAIRRTLQAIARQPADPLQEEAAQALRRLDGAPKPGDATPASNSDE, encoded by the coding sequence ATGCTCGTTGTCGGCATGGCGGTGGCTGGTTGCCAGCAGGCGGAAGATCCCGCTTTCAGTGCCAACTCATCAGAAGCGCCCACTCAGGAAGACGCTTCCGTGTCAGGTTCGCAGGCTTCACAAGATGACTTCCCTGTGCTCACCATTGCACCAGTCACAGAAGCCAACTCAGGTTCGGCAGTGTTGACGATCCCCGCCGCTGTCCCTGGCCAACTCCTGTTGCCTGTGCCAGAAAATCCCACCATGGCGACGGGTATTCGCAATAGTGGATTGCCAGAAAGTTCTCCGGCAGCTGAAGCAGCCTTTGCTGAACTGCTGCAGGCTGCACGCGGAGGTTCGACTCCCGATCAATGGCAGATTGCCGAACAAAAACTGACACAACTGGGAACCACAGCCCTTGGAATTTATGTTCGCCACTTGAAAGACGACGATCTGATGGTTCGCGAACTCGCCTCGATGTTCCTGGCTCAATTGGGCCCCGAAGCAGAATCGTCGGCACCGGAGATTGTCAGCTCATTGCAGGATCAGTCTCTGTTTGTGCGGGCCAATGTGGCTTCCGTCCTCTCTTCGATTGTCGCATACGAATCGAAGGTCGCACCTGTGCTCCTGGGACTTCTCGAAAGTGATGAAGTCAACATCCGTATGATTGCTGCGACCTCGCTGGGCAATCTCACTTCACAAGCTGATCTCGTCGCTCAGATTGAGCCTGCACTGCTGAAGCTGGTTGATGATCCTGCTGTCGAGGTCAGGCAAGCCGCCATTCGCAGCCTGGCACAAAGTGGCTCAGGGACTCCTGCGATCCGCAGAACATTACAAGCCATTGCCAGACAACCCGCCGATCCTCTACAGGAAGAAGCAGCCCAGGCCCTGCGTCGGCTGGATGGTGCGCCCAAACCGGGAGACGCCACACCCGCCAGCAATAGTGACGAATAA
- the rfbB gene encoding dTDP-glucose 4,6-dehydratase, translating to MLTMHVLVTGGCGFIGSALVRHLVRNTDWTVVNVDCLTYAGHVESLEEVATHPRHLLIQKHIADREAMDAAFAKYQPAAVMHLAAESHVDRSLTGPAEFINTNIVGTYTLLEAARTHYGKLAASDKAKFRFLHVSTDEVFGALGATGQFTEETRYDPHSPYSASKASADHLARAWNHSYGLPVLVTNCSNNYGPFQFPEKLIPVVIRKALAEEPIPVYAKGENVRDWLHVQDHVSALLRVLETGMIGETYAIGGRAEVRNIDLVHVICKVLDELRPRPQGGRHADLITFVSDRPGHDFRYAIDCSKIERELGWKQSVTFEQGMRATVEWYLGNQAWVNAVLK from the coding sequence ATGCTTACCATGCATGTTCTCGTTACCGGTGGTTGTGGATTCATTGGTTCAGCCCTTGTCCGTCATCTGGTGAGGAACACCGATTGGACAGTGGTGAATGTCGATTGTCTCACTTATGCGGGGCATGTTGAATCTTTGGAAGAAGTAGCGACCCATCCGCGACATCTCCTGATCCAGAAGCATATTGCTGACCGGGAAGCGATGGATGCGGCTTTTGCGAAGTATCAGCCAGCCGCTGTGATGCATCTGGCAGCTGAGAGCCATGTGGATCGATCGTTGACCGGGCCGGCAGAGTTCATCAACACCAACATTGTGGGAACCTACACATTGCTGGAAGCGGCCCGCACGCATTACGGGAAGCTCGCGGCCAGCGACAAAGCGAAGTTCCGCTTTCTGCACGTTTCGACGGATGAAGTGTTTGGTGCGCTGGGGGCTACCGGCCAGTTTACCGAAGAGACCCGCTACGACCCGCATTCCCCTTATTCGGCCAGCAAGGCCTCTGCCGATCATCTGGCGCGGGCCTGGAATCATTCGTATGGGTTGCCAGTGCTGGTCACCAACTGCAGCAACAACTACGGGCCCTTCCAGTTTCCTGAAAAGCTGATTCCGGTCGTCATTCGCAAAGCGCTGGCCGAAGAGCCGATCCCTGTTTATGCCAAGGGAGAGAACGTGCGCGACTGGCTGCATGTCCAGGATCATGTTTCGGCTCTGCTGCGAGTTCTCGAAACCGGCATGATTGGGGAAACGTATGCGATTGGTGGCCGGGCGGAAGTTCGCAACATCGACCTGGTCCATGTGATCTGCAAAGTGCTGGATGAGTTGCGCCCCAGGCCACAAGGTGGCCGGCATGCCGACCTGATTACGTTTGTCTCCGATCGTCCCGGTCACGACTTCCGCTATGCGATTGATTGTTCGAAGATCGAGCGGGAACTGGGTTGGAAACAATCGGTCACATTCGAGCAGGGGATGCGGGCGACAGTCGAGTGGTATCTGGGCAATCAGGCCTGGGTGAACGCTGTACTGAAGTAG